A part of Pungitius pungitius chromosome 15, fPunPun2.1, whole genome shotgun sequence genomic DNA contains:
- the gbx1 gene encoding homeobox protein GBX-1, translating to MQRPGGQGTAFSIDSLIGTPQPRPGHLLYTGYPMFMPYRPLVIPQALSHSPLSSGLPPLAPLASFAGRLTNTFCASLGQGVPSMVALTTTMPSFSDPPDSFYPPQELPGPRLSAVDPAARRQGSPHSDDLHSRDKGSDLLNFSETFQTISGDTKLYSSDDEKLDLKSADAACSDREDSSVDSENESFSDGNNCGSALSQKSKLKAGSQEALPTGGSAGKSRRRRTAFTSEQLLELEKEFHCKKYLSLTERSQIAHALKLSEVQVKIWFQNRRAKWKRIKAGNVNNRSGEPVRNPKIVVPIPVHVNRFAVRSQHQQIEQGTRP from the exons atgcagagaCCAGGGGGCCAAGGGACGGCGTTTTCAATCGATTCCCTGATCGGGACTCCACAGCCCAGACCGGGACACTTGCTCTACACGGGCTACCCTATGTTCATGCCCTACAGACCTTTGGTTATTCCACAAGCTTTATCCCACTCGCCTTTATCGTCTGGTTTACCGCCGCTCGCGCCTTTGGCTTCGTTTGCGGGACGGCTCACCAACACGTTCTGTGCCAGCTTGGGACAGGGGGTTCCGTCCATGGTGGCGCTCACCACGACGATGCCAAGCTTCTCGGATCCTCCGGACAGTTTCTACCCACCGCAAGAACTCCCGGGGCCCCGTTTGAGCGCCGTGGACCCCGCGGCGAGGAGGCAGGGGAGTCCGCACTCTGACGACCTGCACAGCCGGGACAAGGGCTCCGACCTGCTCAACTTCTCGGAAACTTTTCAAACCATATCAG GTGACACCAAACTGTACAGCTCGGACGACGAGAAGCTGGACCTGAAGTCCGCGGACGCGGCGTGCAGCGACCGGGAGGACAGCTCCGTGGACAGCGAGAACGAAAGTTTCTCGGACGGCAACAACTGCGGCTCCGCGCTGTCCCAGAAGAGCAAGCTGAAGGCGGGCTCGCAGGAGGCGCTGCCGACCGGCGGCTCGGCGGGGAAGAGCCGCCGGAGACGGACGGCTTTCACCAGCGAGCAGCTGCtcgagctggagaaggagtttCACTGTAAAAAGTACCTTTCGCTCACCGAGCGCTCGCAGATCGCGCACGCGCTCAAACTGAGCGAGGTGCAGGTGaagatctggttccagaaccgcAGGGCCAAGTGGAAACGGATCAAGGCCGGCAACGTCAACAACCGGTCGGGAGAGCCGGTGAGGAATCCCAAAATCGTGGTGCCCATCCCCGTGCACGTCAACAGGTTCGCGGTGAGGAGTCAGCACCAACAGATAGAACAAGGGACCAGGCCGTGa